A stretch of the Salvelinus fontinalis isolate EN_2023a chromosome 22, ASM2944872v1, whole genome shotgun sequence genome encodes the following:
- the LOC129820245 gene encoding four and a half LIM domains protein 3-like: MSDRFDCGECKESLYGRKYIQVEDVPHCIPCYDRLYANTCQKCKELIAHNARELFYEDRHYHEHCFRCFLCDHSLADEPFTSQEEALLCNDCYRNEFSAKCVACDKTVMPGSKKLEYGGSAWHEDCFVCHGCEKPIGGQSFIPDKDDYYCVPCYEGRFTPRCSRCKKALATGGVSYKDETWHKECLVCTGCKSPLAGQPFTSQGDTPYCVKCFSSLYAQKCASCNSPITGFGEGKYVSFQDRQWHQPCFKCSHCSVSLVGSGFFPDRDQILCGDCNNDQEDQ; this comes from the exons ATGAGTGACCGTTTTGACTGTGGCGAGTGCAAGGAGTCCCTGTATGGACGCAAATACATTCAGGTGGAGGACGTTCCCCACTGCATCCCCTGCTATGACCGCCTGTATGCCAACACATGTCAGAAGTGCAAGGAGCTGATCGCACACAACGCACGG GAGCTGTTCTACGAGGACAGGCACTACCACGAACACTGTTTCCGTTGTTTCCTCTGTGACCACTCGCTGGCGGACGAGCCCTTCACCAGCCAGGAGGAGGCGCTGCTGTGCAACGACTGCTACCGCAATGAGTTCTCGGCCAAGTGTGTGGCCTGCGACAAGACCGTCATGCCAG GCTCAAAGAAGTTGGAGTATGGGGGTTCTGCGTGGCACGAGGACTGCTTTGTGTGCCATGGCTGTGAGAAGCCCATCGGTGGCCAGTCCTTCATCCCCGACAAAGACGACTACTACTGTGTACCCTGCTACGAGGGCAGGTTTACCCCGCGATGCAGCCGCTGCAAAAAG GCACTGGCGACAGGGGGCGTCAGCTACAAAGATGAGACGTGGCACAAGGAGTGTTTGGTGTGCACGGGCTGTAAGAGCCCACTGGCGGGCCAGCCCTTCACCTCCCAGGGAGACACGCCCTACTGCGTCAAGTGCTTCAGCAGCCTCTACGCACAGAAGTGTGCCTCCTGTAACTCGCCCATCACAG GGTTTGGCGAGGGGAAGTACGTTTCTTTCCAGGATCGGCAGTGGCACCAGCCCTGCTTCAAGTGCTCccactgctctgtctctctggttggGTCCGGCTTCTTCCCTGACCGGGACCAGATCCTTTGCGGAGACTGCAACAACGACCAAGAAGACCAATGA